The following are encoded in a window of Apis mellifera strain DH4 linkage group LG10, Amel_HAv3.1, whole genome shotgun sequence genomic DNA:
- the LOC551072 gene encoding carbonyl reductase [NADPH] 1-like: MTRVAVVTGGNKGIGFAIVKQLCKQFDGVVYLTARDVDRGLKAIKQLEEQGLKPKFHQLDITDDNSISTFYNYLEQKYKGLDILVNNAAIAFKMDAKEPFSIQAAETLKINYFGLRKVCSKLYPLLKPHARVVHVSSSSGHLSLIPSETLRNRFLNPNLTEEELDNIMHEFVDAAKTNTHLEKGWANSAYVVSKVGVSALARVHQKIFDSDSRQDLVVNAVHPGYVATDMTSHRGTLTPDQGAEAPVFCALLPENTNIKGKYIWYDKSLVDWTKAEI, translated from the exons atgacACGTGTAGCTGTT gtAACTGGTGGAAATAAAGGCATTGGATTTGCTATCGTAAAACAACTTTGCAAACAATTTGATGGAGTTGTATATTTAACAGCTCGTGATGTCGATCGAGGATTGAAAGCGATTAAGCAACTTGAAGAACAAGGTCTAAAACCTAAATTTCATCAGCTTGATATTACTGATGATAATAGCATttctactttttataattatttagaacaaaaatataaaggacTTGATATATTAGTTAACAATGCTGCTATTGcatttaaa atggaTGCTAAAGAACCTTTTTCTATACAAGCTGcagaaacattgaaaataaattattttggttTAAGAAAAGTATGTAGCAAACTTTATCCACTACTAAAACCACATGCACGTGTAGTACATGTATCAAGTTCTTCTGGTCACTTATCATTAATTCCTAGTGAAACACtaagaaatagatttttaaatccaaATCTTACAGAAGAAGAATTAGACAATATTATGCATGAATTTGTTGa tgCTGCAAAGACAAATACACATTTAGAAAAAGGGTGGGCAAATTCTGCTTATGTTGTAAGTAAAGTGGGAGTATCTGCTTTAGCTAGAgttcatcaaaaaatatttgactcAGATTCTAGACAAGATCTAGTAGTAAATGCTGTACATCCTGGTTATGTAGCTACTGATATGACTAGTCATCGAGGTACTTTAACACCTGATCAAGGTGCTGAGGCTCCTGTTTTTTGTGCATTATTGccagaaaatacaaatataaaggGTAAATACATTTGGTACGATAAATCATTAGTAGATTGGACAAAAGCAGAAATATAA
- the LOC100578890 gene encoding uncharacterized protein LOC100578890: MSSYIKNGPYESLNDLVIKTNINENILNEFYNSMLNHEKISKKINKFIVTPNINKIKMPQMILGIHVGPNAISWTLLNSNFNILNWDCLVWRNKMSKITIYDIISLTSSFVQELSVSNNNLTSFVMEEIEATKILRYQFQIFIGIASCLKLLLYQEKNNSSKFSNNLYILKSQSTARFFKLKVGNEIIATNYILEKILNKTYESDKIDENLKQIQIYIDDEIKQKYIKKIAEEKEQIGRSLLTALTFIHLVKNQSLVKQ, encoded by the exons ATGTCatcctatattaaaaatggacCTTATGAATCATTAAATGATTTAGTAATAAAGactaatataaatgaaaatattttgaatgaattttataattcaatgctcaaccatgaaaaaatatccaaaaaaataaataaatttattgtaacgcccaatatcaataaaataaaa ATGCCACAAATGATATTAGGAATACATGTGGGACCTAATGCAATAAGTTggacattattaaattctaattttaatatactaaaTTGGGATTGTCTTGTTTGGAGGaataaaatgtcaaaaattacaatttatgatataattagtttg ACATCATCTTTTGTACAAGAATTATcagtatctaataataatttaacttcttttgtaatggaagaaattgaggcaacaaaaatattacgttatcaatttcaaatatttattggtaTTGCAAGTTgtcttaaattattgttatatcaaG aaaaaaataattcatcaaaattctcaaataatttatacatattaaaatctcAATCGACAGCACGATTCTTTAAACTTAAAGTTGgtaatgaaataattgcaacaaattatattttggaaaaaatattaaataaaacatatgaatcagataaaatagatgaaaatttaaaacagatacaaatatatatagatgatgaaataaaacaaaaatatataaaaaaaattgcagaagaaaaagaacaaatagGACGGTCTCTATTGACAGCTTTAACTTTTATACACCTAgttaaaaatcaatctttagttaaacaataa
- the LOC551210 gene encoding myosin-2 heavy chain, with product MNNKINAASKSIAISNKNILENNHYLPPSGLSSEGLCDCNKQIEIIVKAKGLKRKSTMVMSNPTSHKSIEEKKRPGNSGDVHQSWGKALIEQNKAVIKQGLQQFQTKTTGSKSLKHSSETKEIKKHSLNHQKPNHKHLDELPIKQSASQKRIEEHIKSIPRTTNPSSTSIPSTVESIIVYDKGVQCDGILEYFDDRFGVFNPVRTLHFLIKELEHLVKDDKANKILTNMEQALLRISMEPDKLPIVQELETKSETTRQMSLMCDALQNERDSLVRQNQEICSLLHENREKQLDLEKTVKTLKQELEETVKIRDKTIIELKEKIKNYEFSQKIISDLRTNLAEQKELLSQRYLEVQCITLEKDKFSALSLYKDSLLNDLRNQIKELQNCIADQLCNLKDSYIQEECPNPQISLVHGGRVCSSPTSTSSRDSNIRTSWHDISDISLSMDHNPSKIKNVQDLFHMSDKIPAFLEIQGETSENKQTKNIKEASTKDSANLDFISLPAGESSLTLLPSYKDLGCTEISKSVNKGDGDVITFSNKKNDNLDNFKNTNKISSLEHLNYSLQKKETDIKESSRVKKSLESNKEESSEKKSIVNEDNANILKDNLTHNLISSTITEQFQNIFQDIRIQSRMPVKVPSPPRNYPNPEWSDSTLPSISTVSGI from the exons ATGAACAACAAAATAAACGCTGCTAGTAAAAGTATTgctatatctaataaaaatatattggaaaataaccATTATttg cCTCCTTCTGGACTCTCTTCAGAAGGTCTTTGTGATtgtaataaacaaattgaaataattgtgaaaGCTAAAGGCCTTAAACGTAAATCAACAATGGTTATGAGCAATCCAACTAGTCATAAAagtatagaagaaaaaaaaagacctGGTAATAGTGGTGATGTCCACCAAAGCTGGGGTAAAGCTTTAATAGAACAAAATAAAGCAGTTATAAAACAAGGTTTGCAACAATTTCAGACAAAAACAACAGgttcaaaatcattaaaacaTAGTAGTGAAactaaagaaattaagaaacattCCTTAAATCATCAAAAACCAAAT cATAAACATTTAGATGAATTGCCTATCAAACAATCAGCTTCTCAAAAAAGGATAGAAGaacatataaaatctatacCACGAACTACAAATCCTTCAAGTACATCAATTCCAAGTACTGTGGAATCTATTATAGTTTATGATAAAGGTGTGCAATGTGATGGAatacttgaatattttgatgatAGATTTGGTGTTTTTAATCCAGTTCgtacattacattttttaataaaggaatTAGAACATTTAGTTAAAGACGATAAAGCTAATAAGATTCTTACTAATATGGAACAAgcattattaagaatatcaaTGGAACCTGATAAATTACCTATTGTg CAAGAGTTAGAAACCAAATCAGAAACAACTAGACAAATGAGTTTAATGTGTGATGCATTACAAAATGAAAGAGACTCTTTAGTAAg acaAAATCAAGAAATATGTTCTTTATTGCACGAAAATCGTGAAAAGCAGTTAGATCTTGAAAAAACtgtaaaaacattaaaacaagaattagaagaaactgttaaaattagagataaaacgataattgaattaaaagaaaagattaaaaattatgaattttcgcaaaaaattatatcagatTTAAGAACGAATCTCGCTGAACAAAAGGAACTTTTAAGTCAAAGATATTTAGAAGTACAATGTATAACTCTTGAAAAAGACAAATTCTCAGCTCTATCATTGTATAaagattctttattaaatgatcTTCGTAATCAAATCAA gGAATTGCAAAATTGTATTGCTGatcaattatgtaatttaaaagatagttATATTCAAGAAGAATGTCCAAATCCACAAATTTCATTAGTACATGGAGGTCGTGTATGTTCATCACCTACTTCTACTTCTTCACGTGATTCAAATATACGTACCTCTTGGCATGATATATCCGATATTTCTTTATCCATGGATCACAACccatctaaaattaaaaatgtacaagatttatttcatatgtCAGATAAAATTCCAGCTTTTTTAGAAATCCAAGGCGAGACttcagaaaataaacaaactaAGAATATTAAGGAAGCTTCAACCAAAGATTCCGCAAATTTAGATTTCATTAGTTTACCTGCTGGAGAATCTTCACTTACACTTTTACCTTCTTATAAAGATCTTGGCTGCACAGAAATCAGTAAATctg ttaaTAAAGGAGATGGTGATGTAATAAcatttagtaataaaaaaaatgataatttagataattttaaaaatactaataaaatatcatcattggaacatttaaattattctcttcaaaaaaaagaaactgataTAAAAGAATCAAGTAGAGTTAAAAAGTCTTTAGAatcaaataaagaagaaagttctgaaaaaaaatctattgtgAATGAAGATAatgctaatattttaaaagataatttgactcataatttaataagctcTACTATAAcagaacaatttcaaaatatattccaagATATAAGAATTCAAAGTAGAATGCCTGTTAAGGTACCCAGTCCACCAAGGAATTATCCTAATCCTGAATGGAGTGATAGTACTTTACCCAGTATCAGTACTGTTTCAGGGATATAA
- the LOC100578852 gene encoding ribonucleases P/MRP protein subunit POP1, whose amino-acid sequence MAETGQFDEFLGGSQKLPNEVHIMKLVSARAGEIAAMTYSIENPQQTKLVFQKLPVYMRRRVMSHNVKRLPRRLQEAHLNQMTKSGLPPKIKRPSRRYRRRPRNLLAEYKRRQRNKIWLETHIWHAKRFHMIEKWGYKIASYANDKCFKANYRAIAKHCLMQDISYYTCVEINGLEEILKETLKSHCNPLELTFAAKIFITGTREGTVMFYKKNGYPQFPIGYVYFLWRPSHSDLRTIWIWVHPSFLNDFITEIILSFGFKSSDEHFISNSNQTPECSLYINETNCKMIIHKNIFNRFRFYGPSTINVLTNALHLPNFDKIFHLKSDKMQFDDNQMNCESQNYNNKSWYIEYYNQENIESLKIQKQLWQVLKTLQSPSQLPPNIVLGFTVLDPRFYLPVKRTKPQRDNLIETIEIMSMPIAKANFSPIWEQKIREKVSKTYITTSAINKLRSQCLVPGLNNDKYFNEEVMAKIPILLIQKPGIGNTGLNSSIDIILPSNWAMPFWLACIFRCVRVGALRESKSIAFEYENMKCSNINDPDTPAYAREALNTKLELKEKYFHYPPNRRVNFIKFGISSPFFCEWKILMKEWAATEDFFVLRNRKLLNFLQDSLSSEDKRKHKILKNHTSNLTMQNAFENKNCLIRVKVSIVKKGCPKRFALICMPTDEDIEKFKNNRNWSGPIEKLNIDPNETFRKISRKNHLAFLKRLKKQRIRYKKTLINKLSKMLNKELGSFNYEDKSKKLLEISRAAICKQSQKMSQLYLPDCTSVRNSCDREIMGYITMGDFSFTKAKGIGLGYTTLNALIELINKKHSFVLIRNIQTRQYRIATLEIVI is encoded by the exons atggcggaAACAGGACAATTTGACGAATTCTTGGGTGGATCACAAAAATTACCGAATGAAGTTCATATTATGAAACTTGTTTCTGCAAGAGCTGGTGAAATTGCTGCAATGACTTATTCTATAG agAATCCTCAACAAACGAAActtgtatttcaaaaattgccCGTGTATATGCGCAGGCGCGTTATGTCACATAATGTTAAACGTTTACCGCGCAGATTACAGGAAGCACATTTAAATCAAATGACCAAATCTGGATTGCcgccaaaaattaaaagaccATCACGTAGATATCGTAGACGACCACGTAATTTATTAGCGGAATATAAACGaagacaaagaaataaaatttggttGGAGACTCATATTTGGCATGCAAAACGTTTTCATATGATAGAAAAATGGGGCTACAAAATTGCAAGTTATGCGAACGATAAATGTTTCAAAGCTAATTATCGTGCTATAGCAAAACATTGTTTGATGcaagatatttcatattatacatGTGTAGAAATTAATGGtcttgaagaaattttaaaagaaacattaaaaagcCATTGCAATCCATTGGAATTAACATTTgctgcaaaaatttttattacaggcACTCGAGAAGGAActgtaatgttttataaaaaaaatggctATCCTCAATTTCCAATtggttatgtatattttttatggagACCAAGTCATTCTGATTTAAGAACTATATGGATTTGGGTACATCCATCTTttctaaatgattttattacagAAATTATTCTTAGTTTTGGATTTAAATCAAGTGAcgaacattttatttctaattcaaaTCAAACTCCAGAATGTTCTTTGTAcattaatgaaacaaattgtaaaatgattattcataaaaatatttttaatcgatttcgtTTTTATGGACCATCAACCATTAATGTTTTAACCAATGCTCTTCATTTAccaaatttcgataaaatatttcatttaaaatcagaTAAAATGCAATTTGATGATAATCAAATGAATTGTGAAAGTCagaactataataataaatcatggtatattgaatattataatcaagaaaatattgagtctttaaaaattcaaaaacaattaTGGCAAGTGCTAAAAACATTACAATCACCTAGTCAATTACCACCAAATATTGTTCTTGGTTTTACAGTTCTAGATCCAAGATTTTATTTACCTGTTAAAAGAACCAAACCTCAAAGAGACAACCTCAtagaaacaattgaaataatgtCAATGCCTATTGCAAAAGCAAATTTTAGTCCAATTTGGGaacaaaaaataagagagaaagttagtaaaacatatataacaaCAAGTGCAATTAACAAACTAAGAAGTCAATGTTTAGTACCaggattaaataatgataaatattttaatgaagaaGTCATGGCAAAAATacctatattattaattcaaaaacctGGAATTGGTAATACag gttTAAATTCTAGTATAGATATTATTCTTCCATCTAATTGGGCTATGCCATTTTGGCTTGCTTGCATATTTCGTTGTGTAAGAGTTGGTGCACTAAGAGAATCAAAATCTATAGCATTTGAATATGAAAACATgaaatgttcaaatattaatgatcCAGATACACCAGCATATGCAAGAGAAGCATTAAATactaaattagaattaaaagaaaaatattttcattatccacCAAATAGACGTGTAAACTTTATTAAGTTTGGAATTTCTAGTCCCTTTTTTtgtgaatggaaaattttaatgaaagaatgGGCAGCTACCgaagatttttttgtattaagaaatcgtaaattattaaactttctaCAAGATAGTTTAAGTTCAGAAGACAaaagaaaacataaaatattaaaaaatcatacatCAAATCTTACTATGCAGAATgcgtttgaaaataaaaattgtttaattcgcGTTAAAGTATCTATTGTAAAGAAAGGATGTCCTAAAAGATTTGCTTTAATATGTATGCCAACTGATgaagatatagaaaaatttaaaaataatagaaattggtCAGGtcctattgaaaaattaaatattgatccaaatgaaacttttcggaaaatatcacgaaaaaatcatttggcatttttaaaacgattaaaaaagcAAAGAATACGCTATAAAAAAacactaattaataaattaagcaAAATGTTAAACAAAGAACTTGGAAGTTTTAATTATGAGGATAAATCTAAGAAATTACTAGAAATAAGTCGTGCAGCTATATGCAAACAATCCCAAAAAATGTCACAATTATATCTTCCAGATTGTACCAGTGTACGAAATTCTTGTGATAGAGAAATTATGGGTTATATAACAATGGGTgacttttcttttacaaaagcAAAAGGTATAGGTTTAGGATATACTACATTAAATGCCCTAATTgagttgattaataaaaaacattctttTGTTCTTATTAGAAACATTCAAACAAGACAATATAGAATTGCTACATTAGAAATAGTAATttag
- the LOC409390 gene encoding cAMP-dependent protein kinase type II regulatory subunit isoform X1: protein MSYQRNASKIIVPDELRDVLLEFTISYLLEQPVDIIDYAIAFFTQLRESRQTQLIQDPAQTTTSTPDESVDEEPPIIKLATRRKSVFAETYNPEEDEEDDGLKIVHPKTDAQRERLADSIKHILLFRSLDEDQMTDVLDAMFEKIVKSGEIVIRQGDDGDNFYVIERGKFEVYVRDQTDMESLIHTYDNRGAFGELALLYNMPRAATIKAITNGTLWAMDRQTFRRILLKSAYKKRKMYEDLINKVPMLKSLEPYERMNLADALVPKHYSDGDQIIKQGDSADGMYFVEDGIVRITIRGDDGREIEINRVPAGGYLGELALVTHKPRAASAYAVGEVKLAFLDVEAFERLLGPCMELMKRNIEDYEDQIIKIFGSKTNISDIR, encoded by the exons ATGAGTTATCAACGTAACGCTAGCAAGATTATAGTGCCAGACGAATTGCGGGACGTTCTGTTAGAGTTCACAATTAGCTATCTATTGGAGCAACCAGTGGATATTATCGACTATGCCATAGCTTTTTTCACGCAACTTCGGGAAAGCCGTCAAACTCAGTTGATTCAAGACCCTGCGCAGACCACCACTTCTACGCCGGACGAGTCTGTCGATGAAG AACCACCAATTATAAAGTTGGCAACAAGAAGGAAAAGTGTTTTTGCAGAAACATACAATCCGGaggaagatgaagaagatgaTGGACTCAAG attgtGCATCCGAAAACTGACGCGCAACGAGAAAGGTTGGCTGACAGCATAAAAcatattcttctctttcgatCGCTAGATGAG GATCAAATGACTGATGTATTGGATGCGATGTTTGAAAAGATTGTGAAATCTGGAGAAATAGTTATCCGACAAGGTGATGATGGTGACAATTTCTACGTCATTGAgag AGGAAAATTCGAAGTATACGTAAGAGATCAAACAGATATGGAATctttaatacatacatatgatAATCGTGGTGCTTTCGGCGAGCTTGCACTCCTTTATAATATGCCAAGAGCGGCCACTATCAAGGCCATCACGAATGGTACACTATGGGCTATGGATAGGCAAACTTTTCGACGTATTTTATTGAAGTCTGCTTATAAAAAGCGCAAGATGTATGAGGATCTTATCAATAAGGTTCCGATGCTTAAATCTCTCGAG ccATATGAGCGTATGAATTTAGCGGATGCTCTAGTACCAAAACATTATTCAGATGGCGATCAGATCATCAAACAAGGCGATTCAGCCGATGGAATGTATTTTGTCGAGGATGGTATCGTTAGGATCACCATAAGAGGAGATGATGGTCGCGAAATCGAG ATTAATAGAGTTCCCGCTGGTGGATACTTAGGCGAATTGGCGCTAGTGACACATAAACCTCGCGCTGCTTCGGCCTACGCTGTGGGCGAAGTAAAACTGGCCT TTTTGGACGTTGAAGCTTTTGAACGCTTACTTGGGCCTTGCATGGAACTTATGAAGCGTAATATCGAGGATTATGAGGATCAGATAATCAAAATCTTTGGCAGCAAAACTAATATTTCAGATATTCGATGA
- the LOC409390 gene encoding cAMP-dependent protein kinase type II regulatory subunit isoform X2 gives METEPPIIKLATRRKSVFAETYNPEEDEEDDGLKIVHPKTDAQRERLADSIKHILLFRSLDEDQMTDVLDAMFEKIVKSGEIVIRQGDDGDNFYVIERGKFEVYVRDQTDMESLIHTYDNRGAFGELALLYNMPRAATIKAITNGTLWAMDRQTFRRILLKSAYKKRKMYEDLINKVPMLKSLEPYERMNLADALVPKHYSDGDQIIKQGDSADGMYFVEDGIVRITIRGDDGREIEINRVPAGGYLGELALVTHKPRAASAYAVGEVKLAFLDVEAFERLLGPCMELMKRNIEDYEDQIIKIFGSKTNISDIR, from the exons ATGGAAACCG AACCACCAATTATAAAGTTGGCAACAAGAAGGAAAAGTGTTTTTGCAGAAACATACAATCCGGaggaagatgaagaagatgaTGGACTCAAG attgtGCATCCGAAAACTGACGCGCAACGAGAAAGGTTGGCTGACAGCATAAAAcatattcttctctttcgatCGCTAGATGAG GATCAAATGACTGATGTATTGGATGCGATGTTTGAAAAGATTGTGAAATCTGGAGAAATAGTTATCCGACAAGGTGATGATGGTGACAATTTCTACGTCATTGAgag AGGAAAATTCGAAGTATACGTAAGAGATCAAACAGATATGGAATctttaatacatacatatgatAATCGTGGTGCTTTCGGCGAGCTTGCACTCCTTTATAATATGCCAAGAGCGGCCACTATCAAGGCCATCACGAATGGTACACTATGGGCTATGGATAGGCAAACTTTTCGACGTATTTTATTGAAGTCTGCTTATAAAAAGCGCAAGATGTATGAGGATCTTATCAATAAGGTTCCGATGCTTAAATCTCTCGAG ccATATGAGCGTATGAATTTAGCGGATGCTCTAGTACCAAAACATTATTCAGATGGCGATCAGATCATCAAACAAGGCGATTCAGCCGATGGAATGTATTTTGTCGAGGATGGTATCGTTAGGATCACCATAAGAGGAGATGATGGTCGCGAAATCGAG ATTAATAGAGTTCCCGCTGGTGGATACTTAGGCGAATTGGCGCTAGTGACACATAAACCTCGCGCTGCTTCGGCCTACGCTGTGGGCGAAGTAAAACTGGCCT TTTTGGACGTTGAAGCTTTTGAACGCTTACTTGGGCCTTGCATGGAACTTATGAAGCGTAATATCGAGGATTATGAGGATCAGATAATCAAAATCTTTGGCAGCAAAACTAATATTTCAGATATTCGATGA
- the LOC725142 gene encoding U6 snRNA-associated Sm-like protein LSm2 → MLFYSFFKSLIGKDVVVELKNDLSICGTLHSVDQYLNIKLTDISVTDPDKYPHMLSVKNCFIRGSVVRYVQLPGDEVDTQLLQDAARKEAAVQAR, encoded by the exons ATG ttGTTTTATTCGTTCTTCAAATCCTTGATCGGAAAGGACGTAGttgtagaattaaaaaacgatttaAG tatttgTGGCACTTTGCACTCAGTAGATCAATATCTGAATATAAAGTTAACTGATATAAGTGTAACTGATCCAGATAAATATCCTCACATG ttatctgtaaaaaattgttttattcgaGGATCAGTAGTACGTTATGTACAATTACCAGGAGATGAAGTGGATACTCAGCTATTACAGGATGCTGCACGCAAGGAAGCAGCAGTTCAAgcaagataa
- the LOC100578011 gene encoding kinetochore protein ndc80 has translation MSSYSIGRRSSTNPVRISLLDREDKSLTRTESRRTQTLKPKNSISSVENSHIPRPRIRASSCDRINIKGSLLKATGKTSFCHVPTTPNTPNIGKSSNHYTFGSSNKIHVGLPTGRRSLSADRASNIGAKGSRKDTRPLTDKTYQAYMLNKIDNFLSINHCSSMVNTNNSFKPVTLKMFVEVSAYLLKILDIKQILTISNYVEELPKIAKKLHYPGIINKSWLKTANAMHSWPNVLGWICWLVEICEIRKIALEKYNLNNLSFMGNEQEAKINKNAFFSMLNFYNAWNDEKLDEEASMVEKYLQEIEEQQGISEENLNNARFELEKEMLKQQEAEENLNKINEEVKHLQEVFLSLQNDETKQLSDINAKEEYIKTINFETDQLNAECNILSEQICLQKKQHDELLSTIKQQPMSKIERDKILEKCTEIQNYIHQFDEHLKEIQKELYTMDIKLAFNNNEITKSVLTYNNEIFMHFSGNIDINLEELKMPEKGILKPEIMEILKIKANLMNDLKELLKSEIIEKERLSETNFNELENLQEKMKTLEDENSDIINKIKEKKSLINKIKTDAKHEETKLREQIKKLQNEIKEIQDSMPNTQELAAELEETGDKLDAVQRRKAYIEESAKLFFDKFYETLGEHRNEVYNILIKHNNK, from the exons ATGTCGAGTTACTCTATAGGACGCAGATCATCTACGAATCCTGTAAGAATATCTCTACTTGATAGAGAAGATAAAAGCTTGACAAGAACAGAATCTAGAAGAACACAAACATTAAAaccaaaaaattctatttcttcagTTGAAAATTCTCATATTCCAAGACCTCGAATTCGGGCTTCTTCTTGTgatagaataaatatcaaaGGCTCATTATTAAAAGCAAcag GTAAAACTTCATTTTGTCATGTACCAACAACTCCAAATACACCAAATATTGGCAAATCTTCCAATCATTATACATTTGgaagttcaaataaaattcatgtaGGACTTCCTACAGGTCGTAGATCTTTATCAGCTGATCGTGCTAGCAATATTGGCGCAAAAGGTTCTAGAAAGGATACAAGACCTTTAACAGACAAGACATATCAGGCTTATAtgcttaataaaattgataattttctttctataaatcATTGTTCTTCGATGGTTAATACTAATAACAGCTTTAAACCAGTTACTTTGAAAATGTTTGTTGAAGTTTctgcatatttattaaaaatattagatattaaacaaattcttaCAATTTCCAATTATGTGGAAGAATTgccaaaaattgcaaaaaaattgcattatccaggaataattaacaaatcttGGTTAAAAACTGCTAATGCTATGCATTCCTGGCCAAATGTTTTGGGTTGGATATGTTGGTTAGtagaaatttgtgaaataagaaagataGCTCTTGagaagtataatttaaataatctatcaTTTATGGGAAATGAACAGGaagctaaaattaataaaaatgcttttttttcaatgttgaatttttataatgccTGGAATGATGAGAAACTTGATGAAGAAGCATCAAtggtagaaaaatatttacaagaaattgaagaaCAACAAGGTATAagtgaagaaaatttgaataatgcaCGTTTTGaactagaaaaagaaatgcttAAACAGCAAGAAgctgaagaaaatttaaataaaataaacgaagaagTTAAACATCTACAGGAAGTATTCTTATCTTTGCAAAATGATGAAACAAAGCAATTGAGTGATATCAATGCAAAAgaggaatatataaaaacaattaattttgaaacagaTCAATTAAATGCTGAATGCAATATATTGAGTGAACAAAtttgtttacaaaaaaaacaGCATGATGAGTTACTTTCTACAATTAAACAACAACCAATGTCcaaaatagaaagagataaaattttagaaaaatgtacagaaattcaaaattatatacatcagTTTGATgaacatttaaaagaaatacagaaagaattatatacaatgGATATTAAATtggcatttaataataatgaaataactaAATCAGTTCTAACatataacaatgaaatatttatgcattttagtggtaatatagatataaatttagaagaattaaaaatgccAGAAAAAGGTATATTGAAACCtgaaattatggaaatattaaaaattaaagctaatttaatgaatgatttgaaagaattattgaaatcagaaattattgaaaaagaacgtttatcagaaacaaattttaatgaattagaaaATCTACAGGAGAAAATGAAAACTTTAGAAGATGAAAATAGTGACATTATcaacaaaattaaagaaaaaaaaagccttataaataaaattaaaactgatGCAAAACacgaagaaacaaaattaagagaacaaataaagaaattgcaaaatgaaattaagGAAATTCAAGATTCAATGCCAAATACACAAGAACTTGCTGCAGAATTAGAAGAAACAGGAGATAAACTAGATGCAGTTCAGAGAAGGAAAGCATATATAGAGGAATCTGCTAAGCTATTTTTTGATAAGTTTTATGAGACATTAGGAGAGCACAGAAAtgaagtttataatatattaataaaacataataataagtaa